Proteins encoded by one window of Ferroacidibacillus organovorans:
- the rpoZ gene encoding DNA-directed RNA polymerase subunit omega: protein MILYPSVDKLLTLADSKYTLVIAASKRARALQEGAEPRASIRSGRYVSTALREIEIKQISYVRTREGLK, encoded by the coding sequence ATGATTCTCTATCCGTCCGTCGATAAACTTCTCACACTCGCAGACAGCAAATACACGTTGGTCATTGCAGCCTCAAAGCGGGCGCGGGCGCTTCAGGAGGGTGCGGAACCTCGCGCGTCCATACGCTCGGGCCGCTATGTGAGCACAGCGCTGCGCGAGATTGAGATCAAACAGATCAGTTATGTGCGCACGCGCGAAGGATTGAAGTGA